In Arsenophonus sp. aPb, one DNA window encodes the following:
- the der gene encoding ribosome biogenesis GTPase Der: MIPVIALVGRPNVGKSTLFNRLTRTRDALVADFPGLTRDRKYGKAEFAGQEFIIIDTGGIDGSEEGIENHMASQSLLAIEEADIVFFMVDVRSGLMPADHAIAKHLRSRKKDTYLLANKTDGLDIDTVLGDFYALGIRDIYPIAASHGRGVTQLIEKVVAPYSVQILANDMELSEEEANAAYWLAQEEKVAIESSEEETFDPRSLPIKLAIVGRPNVGKSTLTNRILGEERVVVYDLPGTTRDSIYIPMERDGCEYVLIDTAGVRKRGKITETVEKFSVIKTLQSIEDANVVLLVIDARQGISDQDLSLLGFILNAGRSLVIAVNKWDGMSQEDRQSVKDMLDLRLGFIDFTKVHFISALHGSGVGNLFESIQEAYESATRRVGTALLTRIMKMAEEEHQPPLIRGRRVKMKYAHAGGYNPPIVVIHGNQVADLPDSYKRYLMNYFRRTLQVMGTPIRIQFKEGDNPYAGKKNKLTPTQLRKRKRLIAHLKKR, encoded by the coding sequence ATGATACCTGTCATTGCGCTAGTAGGGCGTCCAAATGTAGGAAAATCTACCTTATTTAACCGATTAACTCGAACCAGGGATGCACTGGTTGCTGATTTTCCTGGTTTAACGCGTGACCGAAAATACGGTAAAGCAGAGTTTGCAGGGCAGGAATTCATTATTATCGATACCGGTGGTATCGATGGTTCAGAAGAGGGAATAGAAAACCATATGGCTTCCCAATCCTTACTGGCAATTGAAGAAGCTGATATTGTTTTTTTTATGGTTGATGTGCGCTCAGGCTTGATGCCGGCAGATCATGCGATTGCTAAACATTTGCGCAGTCGCAAGAAGGATACTTACCTGCTAGCAAATAAAACCGATGGTTTGGATATTGATACGGTATTAGGTGATTTTTATGCACTTGGTATCCGAGATATTTATCCGATTGCCGCATCCCATGGCCGTGGTGTTACTCAACTGATTGAAAAAGTGGTTGCTCCCTATTCTGTGCAAATATTAGCCAATGACATGGAATTATCGGAAGAGGAGGCCAATGCGGCTTATTGGTTGGCTCAGGAAGAGAAAGTAGCGATTGAAAGTAGTGAAGAAGAAACCTTTGATCCGCGTTCACTACCCATTAAATTAGCGATTGTTGGTCGGCCAAATGTGGGTAAATCGACATTAACTAACCGTATTTTGGGCGAGGAACGGGTCGTTGTTTACGATCTGCCTGGTACTACGCGTGATAGCATTTATATTCCGATGGAACGGGATGGATGTGAATATGTACTGATTGATACCGCTGGTGTTCGTAAACGGGGAAAAATAACTGAAACCGTCGAAAAATTCTCGGTGATCAAAACATTGCAATCAATTGAAGATGCTAATGTTGTTTTGCTTGTTATTGATGCTCGACAAGGAATTTCTGATCAAGACTTATCATTACTAGGTTTTATTTTGAATGCGGGACGTTCTCTGGTGATTGCAGTTAATAAGTGGGATGGTATGTCACAGGAAGATAGACAATCAGTAAAAGATATGCTGGATTTACGCTTAGGTTTTATTGATTTTACTAAAGTTCATTTTATTTCAGCGTTGCATGGTAGTGGTGTGGGTAATCTATTTGAGTCTATTCAAGAAGCTTATGAATCGGCAACACGGCGAGTGGGCACAGCATTATTAACGCGTATAATGAAGATGGCTGAAGAAGAACATCAGCCACCACTAATTCGAGGCCGCAGAGTGAAAATGAAATATGCGCATGCCGGCGGTTATAATCCACCGATTGTGGTTATTCATGGCAATCAAGTCGCTGATTTACCCGATTCTTACAAACGTTATTTAATGAACTATTTTCGCCGTACATTACAGGTTATGGGGACGCCGATACGTATCCAATTTAAAGAAGGCGATAACCCTTATGCTGGGAAAAAAAATAAATTGACGCCAACGCAGCTGCGTAAGCGTAAACGTCTAATCGCCCATCTTAAAAAACGTTAA
- the bamB gene encoding outer membrane protein assembly factor BamB encodes MQLGRTLLVGLLAVTLLMGCSTEKDSIVMSPLPEVDNQFSPSITWHRSIGDGSGKYYSQLSPAYDDSVVYAADRKGSVKAMDVDSGEILWSIDLSQQVGFFTANLPALLSSGLTVSGDKLYIGTETGKVIALNKADGEMAWETDVAGEALSQPVVSDGLVLIHTSNGVLQALDAHTGQSKWSINLDTSTLSVRGKSAPATAYGVAIVGSDGGRISAVMLAQGQIAWQQYISQIRGATEIDRLHDINMTPVIDINSGAIFAIAYNGDLVAMDMRSSQIIWKRDLGSVNDIIVANDIIYLVDQNDRVLAIRKSDGVTVWAQDALLHRNLTAPAIYDGYLVVGDGEGYLHWLDTQDGQFVAQNKVDSSGLRSRPVIASDKLLIQAKDGTVYLIER; translated from the coding sequence ATGCAATTGGGTAGAACACTCTTGGTGGGTTTGTTGGCAGTGACTTTATTAATGGGATGCTCAACGGAAAAAGATTCCATAGTGATGTCTCCTCTACCTGAGGTTGACAATCAATTTAGCCCTTCTATCACTTGGCACCGCTCGATAGGGGATGGTAGTGGAAAATATTATTCTCAACTTTCGCCGGCTTACGATGATTCTGTTGTTTATGCAGCAGATCGTAAAGGATCGGTTAAAGCAATGGACGTTGATTCAGGTGAGATATTATGGTCAATTGATTTATCGCAACAAGTTGGTTTTTTCACCGCTAATTTGCCGGCATTACTTTCCAGCGGACTAACGGTTTCAGGGGATAAACTTTATATAGGAACAGAAACCGGTAAAGTTATTGCACTGAATAAAGCTGATGGAGAAATGGCATGGGAAACGGATGTTGCCGGAGAAGCACTTTCGCAGCCAGTAGTTAGTGATGGTTTAGTATTAATCCATACCAGTAATGGTGTATTACAAGCATTAGATGCGCACACAGGACAGAGTAAATGGAGTATTAATTTAGACACTTCAACATTATCAGTCAGAGGAAAGTCAGCGCCTGCTACTGCTTATGGCGTCGCGATTGTAGGTAGTGATGGTGGTCGTATTAGTGCCGTAATGCTTGCTCAAGGACAGATTGCTTGGCAACAATATATTTCTCAGATCCGTGGTGCAACTGAAATTGATCGTTTACACGATATTAATATGACGCCAGTTATTGATATCAATTCAGGCGCTATTTTTGCTATTGCGTACAATGGTGATTTAGTTGCTATGGATATGCGTTCTAGCCAAATTATCTGGAAGCGTGATCTAGGGTCGGTGAATGATATTATTGTTGCCAATGATATTATCTACTTAGTTGATCAAAATGATCGCGTGTTAGCAATTCGTAAAAGTGATGGTGTCACTGTATGGGCGCAAGATGCATTATTACATCGTAATTTAACTGCTCCGGCTATTTATGATGGTTATTTAGTGGTTGGTGATGGAGAGGGTTATCTTCATTGGTTAGATACCCAAGATGGTCAATTTGTGGCACAAAATAAAGTTGATAGTTCTGGATTACGCAGCCGTCCGGTGATTGCCAGTGACAAGTTACTTATTCAGGCAAAAGATGGAACCGTATATCTGATTGAACGTTAA
- a CDS encoding YfgM family protein, with the protein MEVYTTENEQIDAIKRFIANNGKALLIGLVIGVGAIIGWNYWQSHQANSLQESAQSFEQISSQLQTGSNQALAAAEQFANETNNIYGVLTNIELAKIAVEKNDIAGAEKALLKALTIAKVDDLKDLLNVRLARIQLALNKPDQALITLTQVQDKGWSTIVEDIRGDILLKKGDIAGARAAYSKGIESSGADMMKTILKIKINSLPN; encoded by the coding sequence GTGGAAGTCTATACCACTGAAAACGAGCAGATAGATGCTATTAAACGTTTTATAGCCAACAATGGCAAAGCGTTATTAATTGGGCTAGTTATCGGAGTTGGTGCGATTATTGGTTGGAATTATTGGCAATCACATCAGGCAAATAGTTTGCAAGAAAGTGCTCAATCTTTTGAGCAAATTTCATCTCAATTGCAGACCGGTTCAAATCAAGCGCTGGCCGCTGCCGAGCAATTTGCTAATGAAACAAATAATATTTATGGTGTATTGACCAATATTGAGCTAGCTAAAATTGCGGTGGAAAAAAATGATATTGCTGGTGCAGAAAAAGCATTACTAAAGGCATTAACAATAGCCAAAGTAGATGATCTTAAAGATTTACTTAATGTTAGATTGGCGCGCATACAGCTAGCGTTAAATAAGCCAGATCAAGCTCTAATTACTTTGACGCAAGTGCAGGATAAAGGATGGAGTACCATCGTTGAAGATATTCGTGGCGATATTTTACTGAAAAAAGGTGATATCGCTGGTGCTCGTGCAGCTTATTCTAAAGGAATTGAATCAAGTGGAGCTGACATGATGAAAACAATATTAAAAATAAAAATTAATAGCTTGCCAAACTAA
- the hisS gene encoding histidine--tRNA ligase produces the protein MAKNIQSIRGMNDCLPADIQFWQKIENKLKQILASYGFSEIRTPIVEQTSLFSRAIGEVTDVVEKEMYSFDDRDGDSITLRPENTAGCVRAGIEHGLLYNQQQRLWYLGPMFRYERPQKGRYRQFHQLGAEVFGLAGPDIDAELIIMTARWWRELGIAKHVSLELNSIGSLAARAKYRQALVTFLQQHEDKLDEDCRRRLSTNPLRILDSKNPDVQKLLNDAPLLADYLDDDSKQHFIGLCKLLDTAGVQYRINQRLVRGLDYYNRTVFEWVTDALGAQGTICAGGRYDGLVEQLGGKATSAVGFAMGMERMVLLVRQINPDFVAECSLVDVYLVACGEASQQAILGLAEKIRDQLPVLKLMTHHGGGNFKKQLARANKSQAKIALILGEDEYQSGEVTIKDLRTGEQEKISQQNIAVRLAELLG, from the coding sequence GTGGCTAAAAACATTCAATCTATTCGCGGTATGAATGACTGTCTTCCTGCCGATATTCAATTCTGGCAAAAAATTGAAAACAAATTAAAACAAATCCTTGCTAGTTATGGTTTTAGTGAGATACGAACCCCCATTGTAGAGCAAACTTCATTATTTTCTCGCGCAATAGGTGAAGTCACCGATGTGGTTGAAAAAGAGATGTATAGTTTTGATGACCGGGATGGCGACAGTATAACATTGCGGCCAGAGAATACAGCAGGTTGTGTACGTGCCGGAATCGAACATGGTTTATTGTACAATCAGCAACAACGCCTCTGGTATTTAGGCCCGATGTTTCGTTATGAGCGGCCACAAAAAGGGCGTTACCGCCAATTCCATCAGTTAGGTGCTGAAGTTTTTGGTTTAGCTGGTCCGGATATTGATGCCGAACTTATCATAATGACAGCACGTTGGTGGCGTGAGTTGGGGATTGCTAAACATGTTTCACTGGAATTAAATTCGATTGGCTCATTAGCAGCACGAGCAAAATATCGTCAGGCATTAGTCACTTTTTTGCAACAACATGAAGATAAATTGGATGAGGATTGCCGACGTCGATTATCGACTAACCCATTACGCATCCTTGATTCAAAAAATCCTGACGTGCAAAAACTGCTTAATGATGCTCCATTACTGGCTGATTATCTTGATGATGACTCGAAACAACACTTTATTGGACTTTGCAAATTACTTGATACTGCAGGCGTTCAATATCGAATTAATCAACGTTTAGTTCGTGGTTTAGATTATTATAATCGTACTGTCTTTGAATGGGTTACTGATGCATTAGGTGCACAGGGTACGATATGCGCTGGTGGGCGTTATGATGGTCTGGTTGAACAGCTTGGTGGAAAAGCGACATCGGCAGTAGGTTTTGCCATGGGAATGGAGCGCATGGTGTTATTGGTGCGCCAGATAAATCCAGATTTTGTTGCAGAGTGTTCCTTAGTTGATGTTTATTTGGTTGCTTGTGGTGAGGCAAGCCAACAGGCAATATTAGGCCTGGCGGAAAAAATTCGCGATCAACTGCCAGTGTTGAAATTAATGACTCATCATGGTGGTGGGAATTTTAAGAAACAGTTAGCTCGAGCAAATAAATCCCAGGCGAAAATTGCCTTAATTTTAGGTGAAGATGAGTATCAATCAGGTGAAGTCACGATAAAAGATTTACGCACGGGTGAACAGGAAAAAATTTCTCAGCAGAATATTGCTGTACGTTTGGCTGAACTTTTAGGTTAA
- the ispG gene encoding flavodoxin-dependent (E)-4-hydroxy-3-methylbut-2-enyl-diphosphate synthase, which produces MHNQSPIKRRKSTRIYVGNVPVGDGAPITVQSMTNTRTTDVAATVKQIKSLERVGVDIVRVSVPTMDAAEAFKLIKQQVNVPVIADIHFDYRIALKVAEYGADCLRINPGNIGNEERICQVVDCARDKNIPIRIGVNGGSLEKDIQEKYGEPTPAALVESAMRHVDILDRLNFDQFKISVKASDVFLAVGAYRLLADKIDQPLHLGITEAGGARAGSVKSAIGLGMLLAEGIGDTLRISLAADPVEEVKVGFDILKSLRIRSRGINFIACPTCSRQEFDVIGTVNALEERLEDIITPMDVSIIGCVVNGPGEAEVSTLGVTGARAKSGFYEDGVRQKERLDNADMIEQLEAKIRAKAIMLDENLRIDIKRLDK; this is translated from the coding sequence ATGCATAATCAATCACCGATAAAGAGGCGTAAATCAACACGAATTTATGTAGGTAATGTTCCTGTTGGTGATGGTGCACCAATCACAGTACAATCAATGACCAACACGCGTACAACGGATGTTGCAGCCACAGTCAAACAGATTAAATCTTTAGAACGAGTGGGTGTTGATATTGTACGCGTTTCTGTACCCACAATGGATGCAGCTGAAGCGTTTAAGCTCATTAAACAACAAGTTAATGTTCCGGTTATTGCTGATATCCATTTTGATTATCGTATCGCACTAAAAGTTGCTGAATATGGAGCGGATTGTTTACGCATCAATCCGGGTAATATTGGTAATGAAGAACGTATTTGCCAGGTTGTTGACTGTGCACGCGATAAAAATATTCCTATTCGGATCGGCGTTAATGGTGGTTCATTAGAAAAAGATATTCAAGAAAAATATGGCGAACCCACGCCGGCAGCGTTAGTTGAATCGGCTATGCGCCATGTAGATATATTGGATAGATTGAATTTTGATCAATTTAAAATTAGTGTTAAAGCTTCAGATGTTTTTTTGGCCGTAGGCGCTTACCGTTTATTGGCTGATAAAATTGATCAGCCTCTACATTTAGGTATTACAGAAGCGGGTGGCGCGCGAGCTGGTTCAGTCAAATCAGCTATCGGACTGGGAATGTTATTAGCTGAAGGGATTGGTGATACATTACGTATTTCATTAGCTGCTGATCCCGTCGAAGAGGTTAAAGTTGGTTTTGATATTTTAAAATCACTGCGTATTCGTTCACGGGGTATTAATTTTATTGCCTGTCCAACCTGCTCACGACAAGAATTTGATGTTATTGGTACCGTTAATGCATTAGAAGAGCGATTAGAAGATATTATTACCCCGATGGATGTTTCAATTATTGGTTGTGTTGTTAATGGTCCTGGTGAAGCTGAGGTTTCTACTCTTGGTGTAACCGGAGCAAGAGCAAAGAGCGGATTTTATGAAGACGGTGTTCGTCAAAAAGAACGGTTAGATAATGCTGATATGATTGAACAGTTGGAAGCTAAAATTCGGGCAAAGGCTATTATGTTGGATGAAAATCTGCGGATTGATATCAAACGATTAGATAAATAG
- the rodZ gene encoding cytoskeleton protein RodZ: MNSKPKTEKTEITVGQRLLQARETLGLSREIVAERLCLKVCTVREIEEDSNSHSVDPTFLRGYIRSYAKLVKIPEKEILELLDKHTPAKAAVVSPMQSYSLGKTRKKREGWLMKFTWLIIIICIAMVGIWWWQGYKVQKQEIATMAEQNRSNATQMPSDPSPSPSAPGAADAIEQNNVNTSSTETSMQPATSAIANNVISPAPQSPLTSETLKNSDINVNTESVNPTEVKTVPLPGSMTNNSHPERSRAEEAAADTNAASLESGDGIVMNFKGQCWLEVRDAKGKILFSGMKNAGQKLELNGEPPYEFNIGIPANVNLLFKGNSVDLNRFIKANRPAKFKLPGL; the protein is encoded by the coding sequence ATGAATAGCAAACCTAAAACAGAAAAAACAGAAATCACCGTTGGCCAACGTTTATTGCAGGCACGGGAAACGCTTGGTCTTTCCCGAGAAATCGTTGCCGAACGACTTTGCTTAAAAGTATGCACCGTACGTGAGATAGAGGAAGACAGCAATTCCCATAGTGTTGATCCTACTTTCTTGCGTGGCTACATTCGTTCTTATGCAAAATTAGTGAAAATTCCAGAAAAAGAAATTCTTGAATTATTGGATAAACACACACCAGCAAAAGCGGCAGTAGTTTCTCCTATGCAAAGTTATTCCCTAGGAAAGACACGCAAAAAACGGGAAGGCTGGTTAATGAAATTTACCTGGCTAATTATCATTATTTGTATTGCTATGGTAGGTATTTGGTGGTGGCAGGGATATAAAGTACAAAAACAAGAAATTGCCACTATGGCTGAACAGAATCGCTCGAATGCTACTCAAATGCCGTCAGATCCATCTCCATCTCCTTCTGCGCCTGGCGCAGCAGACGCAATTGAACAAAATAATGTCAATACGTCGTCAACAGAAACTAGTATGCAGCCGGCAACCTCAGCGATAGCTAATAATGTCATATCTCCGGCACCTCAATCTCCATTAACTTCTGAAACACTAAAAAATAGTGATATCAATGTTAATACTGAGTCAGTCAATCCGACAGAAGTAAAAACAGTACCCTTGCCAGGCAGTATGACTAATAATAGTCATCCAGAGCGGAGTAGGGCAGAAGAAGCTGCTGCTGATACTAATGCTGCTAGTTTAGAATCGGGCGATGGAATTGTAATGAACTTTAAAGGGCAGTGTTGGTTAGAAGTTCGTGATGCTAAAGGTAAAATTTTATTTAGCGGTATGAAAAATGCAGGTCAGAAACTTGAATTAAATGGTGAACCGCCTTATGAATTTAATATTGGCATACCCGCCAATGTTAATTTGTTATTCAAAGGTAATTCGGTTGATCTAAATCGCTTTATTAAAGCTAATCGTCCAGCTAAGTTTAAATTGCCTGGATTGTAA
- a CDS encoding fimbrial assembly protein, whose protein sequence is MIRISIINILLLVGLLIGCTSINKDVDIAIVTRTQLGIAYLSAGNYPAASYHFDKILLAEPKNGIANLGMAVIMRQQKQSCLALKYFKVAIRSSAINNTSMRDYYLDFLCSENISEEMIELRKEEERRGLNCQNISKIS, encoded by the coding sequence ATGATAAGGATATCTATCATTAATATTCTATTGTTAGTGGGTTTATTAATAGGATGTACTAGTATTAATAAAGACGTTGATATTGCGATTGTGACACGGACACAGCTAGGCATTGCTTATCTATCAGCAGGGAATTATCCAGCAGCATCTTATCATTTTGACAAAATACTGCTGGCAGAACCGAAAAATGGGATTGCTAATTTAGGAATGGCGGTCATTATGCGTCAGCAAAAGCAATCATGCTTAGCATTAAAATATTTTAAAGTGGCAATTCGTTCATCCGCAATCAATAATACAAGTATGCGAGATTATTATTTAGACTTCTTATGCTCTGAAAATATATCTGAGGAGATGATTGAACTGAGGAAAGAAGAAGAACGTAGAGGGCTTAATTGTCAAAATATTTCCAAAATAAGCTAA
- a CDS encoding bifunctional tRNA (adenosine(37)-C2)-methyltransferase TrmG/ribosomal RNA large subunit methyltransferase RlmN — protein sequence MFQSKTAAQCVPSFSPVSKSTKVNLLDMDRKQMRQFFSDMGEKPFRADQVMKWIYHHCYDDFDLMTDINKVLRNKLKQAAEIRAPEIAQEQRSTDGTIKWAITVGEQQVETVYIPEDDRATLCVSSQVGCALECKFCSTAQQGFNRNLRVSEIIGQVWRAAKVIGSLKSSGRRPITNVVMMGMGEPLLNLNNVIPAMEIMMDDFGFGLSKRRVTLSTSGVVPALDKLADMIDVALAISLHAPTDEIRDEIVPINKKYNIETFLASVRRYLTKSNANQGRVTVEYVMLNGVNDSIEHAHQLAECLKHTPSKINLIPWNPFPGAPYSRSSNSRIDRFAKVLMKYGFTTIVRKTRGDDIDAACGQLAGDVIDRTKRTLKKRLGGEPIIVKAV from the coding sequence ATGTTTCAATCTAAAACAGCAGCGCAGTGTGTGCCTTCTTTTTCTCCTGTCAGCAAATCAACAAAAGTCAATTTGCTAGATATGGATCGTAAACAGATGCGGCAGTTCTTTAGTGATATGGGAGAAAAACCCTTTCGTGCCGATCAGGTAATGAAATGGATTTATCACCACTGTTATGATGATTTTGATTTGATGACAGATATCAATAAGGTGCTGCGAAATAAATTAAAGCAAGCTGCTGAAATTCGGGCACCTGAAATTGCGCAAGAGCAGCGTTCTACTGATGGCACGATCAAATGGGCAATAACGGTCGGTGAGCAACAAGTCGAAACAGTATATATTCCTGAAGATGATCGCGCGACACTTTGTGTTTCTTCTCAAGTTGGCTGTGCGCTTGAATGTAAATTTTGCTCAACCGCGCAGCAAGGTTTTAATCGTAATTTACGCGTTTCAGAAATTATAGGTCAAGTGTGGCGGGCTGCTAAAGTTATTGGCTCTTTGAAATCCAGTGGTCGGCGCCCGATTACCAATGTTGTAATGATGGGAATGGGAGAGCCTCTATTAAATCTAAACAATGTTATTCCAGCAATGGAAATTATGATGGATGATTTTGGTTTTGGACTGTCAAAACGACGAGTGACTTTATCGACGTCTGGTGTTGTACCTGCTCTGGATAAATTGGCTGATATGATCGATGTTGCTTTAGCAATTTCCTTGCATGCACCGACTGACGAAATTCGTGACGAGATTGTACCTATTAATAAAAAATACAACATTGAAACCTTCCTGGCCAGTGTCCGGCGCTATCTAACTAAATCTAATGCCAATCAGGGACGTGTTACTGTTGAGTATGTCATGCTAAATGGTGTGAATGATAGTATTGAGCATGCACATCAGCTAGCTGAATGTCTTAAGCATACGCCTAGCAAAATTAATTTAATTCCTTGGAACCCATTTCCTGGTGCGCCTTACAGTCGTAGTTCCAATAGCCGTATTGATCGTTTTGCCAAAGTATTGATGAAATATGGTTTTACTACTATTGTGCGTAAAACGCGTGGCGATGATATTGATGCGGCCTGCGGTCAATTAGCGGGTGATGTTATTGATCGAACTAAACGAACATTGAAAAAACGCCTGGGTGGTGAACCAATTATAGTAAAAGCAGTCTGA
- the ndk gene encoding nucleoside-diphosphate kinase, with product MTMQRTFSIIKPNAVKKNVIGAIYNRFEQAGFEIIAAKMVHLSREQAEGFYAEHKGKPFFAGLVEFMISGPIMLQVLAGKDAIQRYRDLMGATDPSKALAGTLRADYADSFTANAVHGSDSVASAEREIAFFFTDDEICPR from the coding sequence ATGACGATGCAACGTACGTTTTCCATTATTAAGCCAAATGCAGTTAAAAAAAATGTAATTGGTGCGATTTATAACCGTTTTGAGCAAGCTGGATTCGAAATTATTGCAGCTAAAATGGTGCATTTAAGTCGTGAACAGGCTGAAGGTTTTTATGCTGAGCATAAAGGTAAGCCTTTTTTTGCTGGATTAGTCGAATTTATGATCTCAGGCCCCATTATGTTGCAAGTCTTAGCGGGCAAAGATGCTATACAGCGTTATCGTGATTTAATGGGAGCAACGGATCCCTCTAAGGCATTGGCAGGAACACTACGTGCTGATTATGCAGATAGTTTTACCGCAAATGCAGTACATGGTTCAGATTCTGTCGCGTCCGCAGAACGAGAAATTGCTTTTTTCTTTACTGACGACGAAATATGTCCGCGTTAA
- a CDS encoding enhanced serine sensitivity protein SseB C-terminal domain-containing protein yields the protein MAADKNNQTALMTTITVPGDSAIKLSILETLPQKLISGLCHFFQQYKIIRRAFLLQAKDNTTAEEPVMLIALEISLGYEKQGQQLIPQLGSIALDYLEDNQSVDFYFLQSNGTDIDHFIVHHTQPFYQRKIGGWLRNTIAIKNC from the coding sequence ATGGCGGCCGATAAAAACAATCAAACTGCGCTGATGACAACAATTACAGTGCCAGGCGATAGTGCTATTAAATTGAGCATACTTGAAACCTTACCACAAAAATTAATCAGTGGGCTGTGTCATTTTTTTCAACAATACAAAATCATACGCCGTGCTTTTTTACTACAAGCGAAGGATAATACAACAGCAGAAGAGCCGGTGATGCTTATTGCTTTAGAAATTAGTCTTGGCTATGAAAAGCAAGGGCAACAATTAATTCCACAGTTAGGAAGCATTGCCCTTGATTATCTTGAAGATAATCAGTCTGTTGATTTTTATTTTTTGCAGTCTAATGGCACAGATATTGATCATTTTATTGTTCACCATACGCAGCCATTTTATCAACGCAAAATAGGCGGTTGGTTGCGTAACACGATTGCTATTAAAAATTGTTAA
- the pepB gene encoding aminopeptidase PepB, giving the protein MEKQIMQVSLSYQAAAPCWGKNALISFCEQGIVIHLQPQAKLCAIQSAGRRLDSQGIHHVMLVGDDWDLEKSWAFWQGFRAPKGARSIEWPNLSANEKKELQYRIRIIDWVRDIINAPAEELAPTQLAQRSADLLCETIKDNINYRIIQGDELAKQKYSGIYTVGRGSSRPPALLVLDYNPTGNLKAPVFACLVGKGITFDSGGYSIKPSSSMNSMKADMGGAAMLTGALALAISRGLKQRVKLFLCIADNMVSGNAFKLGDIIRYRNGKSVEIMNTDAEGRLVLADGLIDASKEKPVLIIDAATLTGAAKMAVGNDYQSVLSFDDKLVAELMSAAEMENELFWRLPLAEFHRRQLPSAFADLNNIASPSHTAGASTAAAFLSHFVENYHKGWLHIDCSATYRKSAMSLWAEGATGIGIRTIASLLLKKAK; this is encoded by the coding sequence ATGGAAAAGCAGATCATGCAGGTCTCGCTATCTTATCAAGCAGCGGCGCCTTGCTGGGGAAAGAATGCATTAATTAGTTTCTGTGAGCAAGGGATAGTTATTCACTTGCAGCCACAAGCAAAACTGTGTGCGATCCAAAGTGCGGGTCGTCGATTAGATAGCCAAGGCATTCATCATGTCATGTTAGTAGGTGATGACTGGGACTTGGAAAAAAGTTGGGCTTTTTGGCAAGGTTTTAGAGCACCAAAGGGAGCCCGTTCTATTGAATGGCCAAATTTATCTGCAAATGAAAAAAAAGAACTACAGTACCGCATACGAATTATTGATTGGGTACGCGATATTATTAACGCACCGGCTGAAGAATTAGCGCCAACGCAGCTAGCGCAGCGCAGCGCCGACTTATTATGTGAAACAATAAAGGATAATATCAACTACCGTATCATTCAGGGTGACGAGTTAGCAAAACAGAAATATAGTGGAATTTATACTGTAGGCCGTGGCTCAAGCCGCCCACCTGCATTACTCGTGCTGGATTATAATCCAACTGGCAATTTAAAAGCGCCGGTATTTGCTTGTTTGGTTGGAAAAGGGATTACGTTTGATTCAGGTGGTTATAGTATAAAACCCTCTTCATCAATGAATTCAATGAAAGCAGATATGGGTGGGGCAGCTATGCTAACTGGGGCGTTAGCCTTAGCAATAAGTCGAGGTTTAAAACAACGCGTAAAGCTTTTCCTCTGTATTGCTGATAACATGGTGAGTGGTAATGCCTTCAAATTAGGTGATATTATTCGCTACCGTAATGGCAAGTCTGTTGAAATTATGAATACGGATGCGGAAGGAAGACTGGTTTTGGCTGATGGATTGATCGATGCAAGTAAAGAAAAACCAGTATTAATTATTGACGCTGCAACATTAACCGGTGCAGCCAAAATGGCAGTAGGCAACGATTATCAGTCAGTATTAAGTTTTGATGACAAATTGGTGGCTGAATTGATGTCTGCGGCAGAAATGGAAAATGAACTCTTCTGGCGTTTACCCTTAGCGGAATTTCATCGTCGCCAATTACCTTCTGCTTTCGCTGATCTAAATAATATAGCATCACCCTCTCATACTGCTGGTGCCAGCACTGCCGCGGCTTTCTTATCACATTTTGTTGAAAATTATCATAAGGGATGGTTGCATATCGATTGTTCAGCTACTTATCGTAAATCTGCCATGAGTTTATGGGCGGAAGGTGCAACCGGCATTGGTATCAGAACTATTGCTAGTTTATTATTGAAAAAGGCAAAATAG